A DNA window from Helianthus annuus cultivar XRQ/B chromosome 15, HanXRQr2.0-SUNRISE, whole genome shotgun sequence contains the following coding sequences:
- the LOC110912492 gene encoding uncharacterized protein LOC110912492 encodes MAGLLAWAADVVRSGGGATSEEDESDSIPLIFSPEQEKYVRDLNIKAAALSRSVQDLRQRIPPPDISQRLPDLHAHSLASNAALALQLNAHSSTKEQAQLREVTLLEENAAFEKAISDCEGKIQEKLQEAEQLRAKLEELDATQTTELQIEQSAPNDDELGDSAGFSVKSTAEAEAHTPAQISSLQESLENKKKELASLEEIVQNLERQWSKVQEESLKQPSPAQREKMLDKQLHSLMEQLAAKQAQAEGLVSEIHIKEMELDRLNGIWKVETSTAEANAARNRFGRSNSDHGHHSSDYIVDPRYKPTSRPIEAVQRQMLFRSAFVLYILVLHILVFIKISL; translated from the exons ATGGCAGGGCTACTAGCATGGGCGGCGGACGTAGTCAGATCCGGCGGTGGCGCCACCAGCGAGGAAGACGAGTCCGATTCCATCCCCTTAATATTCAGTCCTGAACAGGAAAAGTACGTTCGAGACTTAAACATCAAAGCAGCGGCGTTGAGCCGCTCCGTACAAGACCTCCGGCAGCGTATACCTCCGCCGGATATCTCGCAACGCCTCCCGGACCTCCACGCGCACTCACTCGCCTCCAACGCTGCCCTAGCTCTTCAATTGAATGCTCACTCTTCTACTAAAGAACAG GCACAACTGAGAGAAGTTACATTGCTTGAAGAAAACGCCGCATTTGAAAAGGCCATATCAGATTGCGAGGGTAAGATACAAGAGAAGCTACAAGAAGCAGAACAACTTCGTGCTAAGCTAGAG GAACTGGATGCAACTCAAACAACCGAGCTGCAAATTGAACAGTCTGCACCAAATGACGATGAGTTGGGAGATTCAGCTGGTTTTTCAGTTAAATCGACAGCCGAAGCTGAAGCGCATACCCCAGCGCAAATTTCTTCCTTGCAGGAGAGTTTAGAGAACAAGAAAAAGGAACTG GCTTCTTTGGAAGAGATTGTTCAAAATTTAGAGAGACAATGGTCTAAGGTTCAAGAAGAGTCACTAAAGCAGCCTTCTCCAG CTCAGAGAGAGAAGATGTTGGACAAGCAGCTACACAGCCTAATGGAACAATTAGCTGCAAAGCAG GCTCAAGCAGAAGGTTTGGTGAGTGAAATCCATATAAAAGAAATGGAACTAGATAGACTAAATGGAATTTGGAAGGTTGAAACGAGCACCGCAGAGGCCAATGCTGCCAGAAATAGGTTTGGGAGAAGTAACTCTGATCATGGACATCATTCATCTGATTACATTGTTGATCCTCGTTACAAGCCTACAAGTAGGCCTATAGAGGCCGTGCAGAGGCAAATGCTGTTCAGGTCGGCCTTTGTGCTCTACATTCTCGTTCTGCATATTTTGGTATTTATCAAGA
- the LOC110912491 gene encoding LOW QUALITY PROTEIN: glycerophosphodiester phosphodiesterase GDPD2 (The sequence of the model RefSeq protein was modified relative to this genomic sequence to represent the inferred CDS: inserted 1 base in 1 codon; substituted 1 base at 1 genomic stop codon), with product MAKKPKSNGYTRNPKYTGRGNVVEKRVTDLTLDEFFSYGPQKATDEVGKSLLRKSNXKIVRXEVEIDDHSCTLAEAFQKVNPCLGFNIELKFDDYVVYEQEYLIHVLQVMLKVVYENAQERSVLFSSFQLNVVLMMKKLQHQYSVYFLTNGGNETYDDVRMNSLEEAKNLAISGGLDGVVSEVKGIFRNSVDTIRFRRLLISFRSGMPNMAYIYANDFIDVLKTKHAMDTYSQMVIYVEACESGSIFESLISEDLKIYVTTASNATENSWGTYCPGITPPPPKEYKTCLDVE from the exons atggcaaaaaagcccaAGTCCAACGGGTATACTCGAAACCCGAAATATACGggccgg GGCAATGTAGTTGAAAAACGGGTCACCGATCTGACATTAGATGAGTTCTTCAGTTATGGTCCTCAGAAAGCAACAGATGAGGTAGGCAAGTCTTTGCTAAGGAAATCAA GAAAGATTGTGCGTTAGGAAGTTGAGATCGACGATCATTCTTGCACTTTAGCAGAAGCTTTTCAAAAAGTGAACCCTTGTTTGGGATTCAACATTGAGTTGAAGTTtgatgattatgttgtttatgaaCAAGAGTATCTCATTCATGTTCTTCAAGTAATGTTGAAG GTGGTGTATGAAAATGCCCAAGAAAGATCTGTACTTTTCTCTAGCTTCCAGCTTAATGTAGTCTTGATGATGAAGAAACTTCAGCATCAGTACTCG GTGTACTTCTTGACAAACGGAGGAAACGAGACATATGACGATGTTCGAATGAATTCGTTAGAAGAAGCAAAGAATCTGGCCATATCGGGCGGATTAGACGGCGTTGTTTCAGAAGTAAAGGGTATATTTAGAAACTCAGTA GATACGATACGATTTCGCCGACTGCTTATCTCCTTCAGAAGTG GGATGCCAAACATGGCATACATTTACGCTAATGATTTCATCGACGTTTTGAAAACAAAGCATGCAATGGATACATATAGTCAGATG GTTATATATGTAGAAGCATGTGAAAGTGGAAGCATTTTCGAAAGTCTTATATCCGAAGACCTAAAAATATATGTCACAACTGCATCGAATGCAACCGAAAATAGTTGGGGCACTTATTGTCCCGGTATAACCCCTCCCCCACCTAAAGAGTATAAGACTTGCTTAGATGTGGAGTAA